In Myxococcales bacterium, a single genomic region encodes these proteins:
- a CDS encoding A/G-specific adenine glycosylase: protein MLQQTRVDTVIPYYERFLKAFPRVERLAEAPLEDVLSLWSGLGYYRRARMLHAAARAVCELHGGVFPRSAVELRTLPGVGRYTAGAVASIACGERAAIVDGNVARVVARLFALLSDPTRGAGLARVWSIAEALVPANDPGTFNEALMELGATVCTPRAPQCGTCPLAAPCQARARGLTDELPRIQSKKAPVPVHLAALVVQRRGRVLLAHRRAESGLFAGLWEFPSVAARGSGETADLPERFAELVGATPRDLVACGELVHVLSHRRLTVQVVRASLDGKIVPAAGLDGGVYDDVRFCALSRLGTLPRAALTDRVLALAEAQAREASGPRRAGRLTPQRALVRSRSES, encoded by the coding sequence ATGCTGCAGCAAACGCGGGTCGACACGGTGATCCCTTACTACGAACGCTTCCTGAAAGCGTTCCCTCGCGTCGAACGACTCGCCGAAGCTCCCCTCGAGGACGTCTTGTCCTTGTGGAGCGGGCTCGGCTACTACCGACGCGCCCGCATGCTCCACGCGGCGGCCCGCGCCGTCTGCGAGCTGCACGGCGGGGTGTTTCCTCGCAGCGCTGTCGAGCTGCGCACGTTGCCCGGCGTCGGACGCTACACCGCGGGGGCCGTCGCGAGCATCGCTTGCGGCGAACGGGCGGCCATTGTCGATGGCAACGTCGCGCGCGTCGTGGCGCGACTCTTCGCGCTCCTCTCTGACCCCACGCGCGGCGCCGGCCTCGCTCGCGTGTGGAGCATCGCCGAGGCGCTAGTTCCGGCGAACGATCCGGGGACCTTCAACGAAGCCCTCATGGAGCTTGGAGCAACGGTGTGCACCCCGCGCGCGCCCCAGTGCGGGACGTGTCCACTGGCGGCTCCTTGCCAAGCGCGCGCTCGCGGCCTCACCGACGAGCTGCCCCGGATCCAATCCAAGAAGGCGCCCGTCCCAGTGCATCTCGCGGCGCTTGTCGTGCAGCGTCGTGGTCGCGTTCTCCTCGCTCATCGGCGGGCCGAGAGCGGGCTCTTCGCGGGCCTCTGGGAGTTTCCGAGCGTCGCGGCTCGCGGGAGCGGCGAGACGGCCGACCTGCCGGAGCGGTTCGCCGAGCTGGTCGGCGCCACTCCGCGCGACCTGGTGGCCTGCGGCGAGCTCGTTCATGTGCTCTCGCACCGACGCCTCACCGTGCAGGTCGTTCGAGCGTCGCTCGACGGCAAGATTGTCCCGGCCGCGGGCCTCGACGGCGGCGTTTACGATGATGTGCGATTTTGCGCGCTCTCGAGGCTCGGCACGCTGCCGAGGGCGGCGCTCACGGACCGCGTCCTCGCGCTGGCCGAGGCTCAAGCTCGGGAGGCTTCCGGGCCGCGCCGCGCGGGCCGATTGACGCCCCAGCGTGCGTTGGTAAGGTCGCGCAGCGAATCATGA
- a CDS encoding serine/threonine protein kinase, with product MKPLPVSEDAPPRQLGRFELVAELASGGMATVYLGRLGGAGGFQRFVAIKRLHSHLANDAEFVDMFLDEARLAARLHHPNVVPILEIGTSDRGYYLVMEYVEGETLARLLNLSHQAGSPVPIQVTVRIFLDVLAGLHAAHELVGDDGRPLDIVHRDVSPQNVLVAAEGTAKITDFGVAHAADRLAHTRTGQLKGKFSYMAPEQALGYTVDRRADVFAIGTCLWEALACKRLFKGDTEADTIEKVLRGPIPRLRSLVPSIHPALEEVVGRALERDRDRRFPSTAHFADALERAAVAAGVLGAQRDVAAHVQRVLGPLLLQQREAIRAWISGMEQRGGDLDMQATRGPGPLTRVDVPRGSRRDSPPPPAAGVVAGGSPLAPMVDAPPPSALPPSVGVVSQPAPSVAADSSVSAMSAVERSAAPAPQRGSSAATFAIVSVVLAVGVFVGVSRAQSSNEEAHEARAAAPHAAGASAATPSSTVPSIAALAARGPPRRPTRFEPRRRPCPRRPSARRSRPSRRLLRRRSRWRPPLPPLRRRRPPPRLAASQTMRLASCPRRSGPARARRRRARHRRALALSPPSPPRAGSRHAASEAAGVTTTSIATPIAERGDHAPPRPGFAAAARRRASGRHVTAVGFRVRVRCVRGDEMAHPAEGPASADPEARGDDQPKDPAEELAVVDLSHARDEERQDRSHTRIAHASELPVAQKATRGRRCARRPGRARGRRFARTASCSVVSKSEA from the coding sequence GTGAAGCCGCTCCCAGTTTCCGAAGACGCTCCGCCGAGGCAACTCGGGCGCTTCGAGCTCGTCGCCGAGCTCGCGAGCGGCGGGATGGCCACGGTCTATTTGGGGCGCCTCGGTGGTGCCGGCGGCTTCCAGCGCTTCGTGGCCATCAAGCGTCTCCACTCGCATCTCGCGAACGACGCCGAGTTCGTGGACATGTTCCTCGACGAGGCGCGGCTCGCGGCTCGCCTCCATCACCCGAACGTCGTGCCCATTCTCGAAATCGGCACCAGCGACCGCGGCTACTACCTCGTCATGGAGTACGTCGAGGGCGAGACCTTGGCGCGCCTCCTCAACCTCTCCCATCAAGCCGGCTCGCCCGTTCCCATTCAGGTCACCGTTCGGATTTTCCTCGACGTGCTGGCAGGGCTCCACGCGGCGCACGAGCTCGTGGGAGATGACGGTCGACCGCTCGACATCGTTCATCGCGACGTGTCGCCTCAAAACGTTCTCGTCGCGGCCGAGGGCACGGCCAAGATCACCGACTTCGGCGTAGCCCACGCCGCCGACCGCCTCGCGCATACGCGGACCGGCCAACTCAAGGGCAAGTTCTCGTACATGGCGCCGGAGCAAGCGCTTGGCTACACCGTCGACCGACGCGCCGACGTGTTTGCCATTGGCACGTGCCTCTGGGAGGCGCTCGCCTGCAAGCGCCTCTTCAAGGGCGACACGGAAGCGGACACCATCGAGAAGGTCTTGCGTGGCCCGATCCCTCGGCTTCGCTCGCTCGTACCGTCGATTCACCCAGCCCTCGAAGAGGTGGTGGGGCGCGCTCTGGAGCGCGATCGCGATCGACGGTTCCCATCGACGGCCCACTTTGCCGACGCCCTTGAACGCGCGGCGGTAGCGGCGGGCGTGCTCGGAGCGCAACGCGACGTGGCGGCCCACGTGCAACGCGTGTTGGGCCCGCTGCTCCTTCAGCAGCGCGAGGCCATCCGCGCTTGGATCTCGGGGATGGAGCAGCGTGGTGGGGATCTCGACATGCAAGCGACGCGCGGTCCCGGACCACTCACGCGCGTCGACGTGCCGCGTGGGTCGCGTCGCGATTCGCCGCCGCCGCCGGCCGCCGGAGTCGTGGCCGGTGGAAGCCCGCTGGCCCCAATGGTCGATGCGCCGCCGCCGTCTGCGCTGCCGCCCTCGGTAGGCGTCGTCTCGCAGCCGGCGCCTTCCGTGGCCGCCGACTCCTCGGTGAGCGCCATGAGCGCCGTCGAGCGCTCAGCCGCGCCGGCACCGCAGCGAGGCTCGTCGGCAGCCACTTTCGCCATCGTCTCGGTCGTGCTCGCCGTCGGTGTCTTCGTCGGCGTATCGCGCGCGCAGTCGAGCAACGAAGAGGCCCACGAGGCGAGGGCTGCCGCACCGCACGCCGCGGGTGCTAGCGCCGCGACGCCGTCCTCCACCGTTCCCTCCATCGCCGCGCTCGCAGCCCGCGGCCCCCCACGGCGACCAACCCGCTTCGAGCCGCGCCGCCGCCCGTGCCCACGACGCCCATCGGCACGCCGCTCACGACCCAGCCGTCGGCTGCTCCGTCGCCGCTCGCGCTGGCGGCCACCACTGCCACCACTCCGGCGGCGCCGCCCGCCGCCGCGCCTCGCAGCGTCCCAAACTATGCGGTTGGCGAGTTGCCCACGTCGCAGCGGCCCCGCGCGAGCGCGCCGCCGCCGCGCTCGTCACCGCCGCGCTCTCGCCTTGAGCCCGCCGAGCCCGCCCCGCGCCGGGAGTCGCCACGCGGCGAGCGAAGCGGCGGGGGTGACGACGACATCGATCGCAACCCCTATCGCTGAGCGCGGCGACCACGCCCCGCCGCGACCTGGCTTTGCGGCCGCCGCGAGGCGACGCGCGTCAGGCCGGCACGTAACGGCCGTGGGCTTCCGCGTACGAGTACGCTGTGTACGCGGCGATGAGATGGCACACCCAGCCGAAGGTCCCGCCAGTGCCGATCCAGAAGCCCGGGGTGATGACCAACCAAAAGACCCCGCGGAGGAACTTGCCGTTGTAGATCTGTCCCACGCCAGGGATGAGGAAAGACAGGACCGCAGCCACACCAGAATTGCGCATGCCTCGGAGCTCCCGGTCGCGCAAAAGGCGACCCGCGGCAGAAGATGCGCACGGCGTCCCGGACGCGCAAGGGGCCGGCGATTCGCTCGCACGGCTTCTTGTTCCGTGGTTTCGAAGAGCGAAGCGTGA
- a CDS encoding 2-oxo acid dehydrogenase subunit E2, which translates to MARWEFKLPDIGEGVAEGEIVAWLIKAGEVVKEDQPMVEVMTDKATVTIAAPRGGVVVQTNGKVGDVVQVHAVLVVFESEGATKANGGQNGSQEAKPSADGPAATAVGDIKEHLPGMGGASPRAAAPVASAAPASASGYYNDKPLATPATRRAARELGVDLRAVPPTGPQGRVTKTDVEAFLQSGAMAVTAAGAMPRPMAAAPTSPSSVAGREPVRIAPMPGAGDAGEERVPFAGMRRRIAARMAQSTQTAAHFTFVEECDVTALKALRARLKPMAEARGVKLTFLPFIVKAVVAALKKHPVLNSALDESTNELVYRKVFHIGIATSTDAGLMVPVVKHADRMSLVDIAREIERLGADAKAGKAKVDDLQGSTFTITSLGADGGLFATPIINFPEVGILGVHQMKQKPVVKDGAIVIGDVMLLSLSFDHRIVDGHVGAAFAYDIIRYLEQPDSLFLDMA; encoded by the coding sequence ATGGCGCGCTGGGAGTTCAAGCTACCGGACATCGGTGAGGGCGTGGCAGAAGGCGAAATCGTCGCGTGGCTCATCAAGGCCGGCGAAGTCGTCAAAGAAGACCAGCCGATGGTCGAGGTCATGACCGACAAGGCCACGGTCACCATCGCCGCGCCGCGCGGCGGCGTCGTGGTGCAGACCAACGGCAAGGTTGGTGACGTGGTGCAGGTGCACGCCGTGCTCGTCGTCTTCGAGTCGGAGGGCGCCACGAAGGCGAACGGCGGGCAGAACGGCTCGCAGGAAGCCAAACCCAGCGCCGACGGACCCGCCGCAACGGCCGTGGGCGACATCAAGGAGCACTTGCCCGGCATGGGGGGCGCGTCGCCGCGAGCGGCCGCACCGGTCGCGTCAGCGGCGCCGGCAAGCGCGAGCGGCTACTACAACGACAAGCCCCTTGCGACGCCGGCCACGCGCCGCGCCGCGCGTGAGCTTGGTGTCGACCTTCGCGCCGTGCCGCCGACGGGGCCGCAAGGTCGCGTCACGAAGACCGACGTGGAGGCGTTCCTCCAGAGCGGCGCGATGGCTGTGACGGCGGCTGGCGCCATGCCGCGCCCGATGGCCGCCGCGCCGACGTCGCCATCGAGCGTCGCGGGCCGCGAACCGGTACGCATTGCACCGATGCCCGGAGCCGGCGACGCCGGCGAGGAGCGCGTGCCCTTCGCCGGCATGCGTCGCCGCATCGCGGCGCGCATGGCTCAGTCGACGCAAACGGCGGCGCACTTCACCTTCGTCGAGGAGTGCGACGTGACGGCGCTCAAGGCGCTGCGGGCGCGCCTCAAGCCCATGGCCGAAGCGCGCGGCGTCAAGCTCACGTTCCTGCCGTTCATCGTGAAGGCGGTGGTGGCAGCGCTCAAGAAGCACCCGGTGCTGAACTCGGCGCTCGACGAGTCGACGAACGAGCTCGTCTATCGCAAGGTCTTCCACATTGGCATCGCCACATCGACCGACGCGGGCCTCATGGTTCCCGTCGTCAAGCATGCCGACCGCATGAGCCTTGTCGACATCGCGCGCGAGATCGAGCGCCTCGGGGCCGACGCCAAGGCGGGCAAGGCGAAGGTCGATGACCTTCAAGGTTCGACGTTCACCATCACGTCGCTCGGCGCCGATGGCGGCCTCTTCGCGACCCCGATCATCAACTTCCCCGAGGTGGGCATCCTTGGGGTGCACCAGATGAAGCAAAAGCCCGTGGTGAAAGACGGCGCCATCGTCATCGGCGACGTCATGTTGCTGTCTTTGTCCTTCGACCACCGGATCGTCGACGGTCACGTCGGCGCTGCGTTCGCCTACGACATCATCCGTTACCTCGAGCAGCCGGACTCGCTGTTCCTCGACATGGCGTGA
- a CDS encoding alpha-ketoacid dehydrogenase subunit beta translates to MNMVQAIGDALRLEMARDPRVVVLGEDVAKVGGVFRVTQGLLESFGEERVIDTPLSEGGIIGCAIGMALYGLVPIPEIQFSDFIFPAYDQIVSELAKFRWRSGGEYPAKLVIRTPVGGGIRGGLYHSQSPESLFIHVAGLKVVCPATPEDAKGLLLAAIRDPDPVLFFEPKRIYRASKGDVPEGDYTTPLGKARVVREGADVTVIAWGAMLYEAIAAADEAAKKGIKAEILDLRTLWPVDIDTITESVKKTGRVVVVHEAPKTCGFGAELVALINERAFVHLEAPPVRVTGFDTPFPYTQELDYLPLAHRILPAIEETAHYVA, encoded by the coding sequence ATGAACATGGTCCAAGCGATCGGCGACGCGCTCCGCCTGGAGATGGCTCGTGATCCGCGCGTCGTCGTCCTCGGCGAAGACGTCGCCAAGGTCGGGGGGGTCTTCCGCGTGACGCAAGGCCTCCTCGAGAGCTTCGGCGAAGAGCGCGTGATCGATACGCCGCTCTCGGAGGGCGGCATCATCGGCTGCGCCATCGGCATGGCGCTCTACGGGCTCGTGCCCATCCCCGAAATCCAGTTCTCGGATTTCATCTTTCCCGCCTACGACCAGATCGTCAGCGAGCTGGCGAAGTTCCGTTGGCGCTCCGGCGGCGAATACCCCGCGAAGCTCGTCATTCGGACGCCCGTCGGCGGCGGCATTCGCGGTGGCCTGTATCACTCGCAGTCGCCCGAATCGCTCTTCATTCACGTCGCCGGCCTCAAGGTCGTTTGCCCCGCGACGCCGGAAGACGCCAAGGGGCTCTTGCTCGCCGCCATTCGCGATCCCGATCCGGTGCTCTTCTTCGAGCCCAAACGCATCTACCGCGCCTCGAAGGGTGACGTGCCCGAGGGCGACTACACCACGCCGCTCGGCAAGGCCCGCGTCGTCCGTGAAGGCGCCGACGTGACCGTCATCGCCTGGGGCGCGATGCTCTACGAGGCCATCGCGGCCGCCGACGAAGCGGCAAAGAAGGGCATCAAGGCCGAGATCCTCGATCTGCGGACCTTGTGGCCCGTCGACATCGACACGATCACCGAGAGCGTGAAGAAGACGGGGCGTGTCGTCGTGGTGCACGAGGCCCCGAAGACGTGTGGCTTTGGCGCTGAGCTCGTGGCGCTCATCAACGAGCGCGCCTTCGTTCACCTCGAAGCCCCGCCGGTGCGCGTCACCGGCTTCGATACGCCGTTTCCGTACACCCAAGAGCTGGATTACCTGCCGCTCGCACACCGCATTCTTCCGGCGATCGAAGAGACCGCCCACTACGTGGCTTGA
- a CDS encoding tetratricopeptide repeat protein has protein sequence MPAVVQLLDRLANAEESAFLVGWLEAALSGRGRLDPALGVRLVRAYRESGRLDRAREVALSMAATGPAWGPLDQARIAIERALVDLGEGRFAHAESELRKAAREVDAGPRGGGLRERLDLQLVTAQCELAQDRIGPAVEAIRLAEHIADRIDDGPWRTSVGLWMGHILMRSMEPRGAAKAYGAALARAPYQGASAMSALANLATALGCIGRWEEARDHAHRAIGLAADSGATVRHADAFDVLALVEIAGDHPDGALMAIEQASAILGDFEHPTLRFQLAEHRALALAMLGRADEARDWLGRTEKLFSELPTADTFDDQDFQATRARVFEALGDREEAMRIADTYRHRLTDAFVTGSLNLVLGRVALASGDLPRARAAVEQAALSGERRGWVFPEREGSRELWTEARKLGDSRIVRYAERMLSAQPVASMGSMPPPAPSRASIPVPPASRASLAPPPSRADLRIDAPDALVYVTTNDGVVRVKRTELATCLGDAQVVVDTLSHALRVNEREVSLERRRALEPLMVELLRRARDGLSAEEILRAAGGPGPESADAEHRVRVLISRVRDLLGEPTAIERIRDPGEHGKTRYRLATAIKFALIEPLAQGSLDAF, from the coding sequence TTGCCAGCCGTAGTCCAGCTCCTGGACCGCCTCGCGAACGCCGAAGAGAGCGCGTTTTTGGTTGGCTGGCTCGAGGCCGCGCTGAGCGGTCGCGGCCGCCTCGACCCGGCCCTCGGGGTTCGCCTCGTTCGGGCGTACCGCGAGAGCGGCCGCCTCGACCGCGCCCGCGAAGTGGCGCTCAGCATGGCGGCCACAGGCCCGGCGTGGGGTCCCTTGGACCAAGCGCGCATCGCCATCGAACGTGCGCTCGTCGACTTGGGCGAGGGGCGCTTCGCCCACGCAGAATCGGAGCTGCGAAAAGCTGCCCGCGAGGTCGACGCCGGTCCCCGCGGCGGCGGCTTGCGGGAACGATTGGACCTTCAACTGGTGACCGCGCAGTGCGAGCTCGCGCAAGACCGGATTGGCCCCGCCGTCGAAGCCATCCGCCTCGCCGAGCACATCGCCGATCGAATCGACGACGGCCCGTGGCGGACGTCCGTCGGCCTCTGGATGGGCCACATCCTGATGCGCTCGATGGAGCCGCGCGGCGCCGCGAAGGCGTACGGTGCCGCCCTCGCCCGCGCGCCCTACCAAGGGGCCTCGGCCATGAGCGCGCTCGCCAACCTCGCCACGGCCCTCGGCTGCATCGGCCGCTGGGAGGAGGCGCGCGATCACGCCCATCGCGCCATCGGCCTCGCCGCCGACTCCGGCGCAACGGTTCGCCACGCAGACGCCTTCGACGTGCTCGCGCTCGTCGAGATCGCCGGCGACCATCCCGACGGCGCGCTCATGGCCATCGAGCAGGCCAGCGCCATCCTCGGTGACTTCGAGCACCCGACGCTCCGCTTCCAGCTCGCCGAGCACCGGGCCCTCGCCCTCGCCATGCTCGGCCGGGCCGACGAGGCGCGCGACTGGCTCGGCCGGACCGAGAAGCTCTTCTCCGAGCTGCCCACCGCCGACACCTTCGACGATCAAGATTTCCAAGCCACGCGGGCGCGCGTCTTCGAGGCGCTCGGCGATCGAGAAGAGGCGATGCGCATCGCCGATACCTACCGGCACCGCTTGACCGACGCCTTCGTGACCGGCTCGCTCAACCTCGTGCTCGGCCGAGTGGCGCTCGCGAGCGGCGACTTGCCGCGAGCGCGCGCGGCCGTCGAGCAAGCGGCGCTCTCCGGCGAGCGGCGCGGCTGGGTCTTCCCCGAGCGTGAAGGTTCGCGTGAGCTCTGGACCGAGGCCCGCAAGCTCGGGGACAGCCGCATCGTGCGCTACGCCGAACGCATGCTCTCGGCGCAGCCCGTCGCCAGCATGGGTTCGATGCCGCCGCCGGCCCCGTCGCGCGCGAGCATTCCCGTGCCGCCGGCGTCTCGCGCATCGCTCGCGCCTCCGCCTTCGCGCGCCGACCTCCGCATCGACGCGCCCGACGCGCTCGTGTACGTCACCACCAACGATGGAGTGGTCCGTGTAAAGCGCACGGAGCTCGCGACGTGCCTCGGCGATGCGCAGGTCGTCGTCGACACCCTCTCCCACGCGCTCCGGGTCAACGAACGCGAGGTGTCTCTCGAGCGGCGGCGCGCCCTCGAGCCGCTCATGGTCGAGCTGTTGCGGCGCGCGCGCGACGGCCTGAGCGCGGAGGAGATCCTGCGCGCCGCCGGCGGCCCCGGCCCCGAATCGGCCGACGCGGAGCACCGGGTGCGCGTGCTTATTTCCCGCGTGCGTGACCTCCTCGGCGAGCCGACCGCGATCGAGCGGATCCGCGACCCCGGCGAGCACGGCAAGACGCGCTATCGGCTCGCGACGGCCATCAAGTTCGCGCTCATCGAGCCGTTGGCCCAGGGCAGCCTCGACGCGTTCTGA
- a CDS encoding putative metal-binding motif-containing protein, whose translation MWSFGAQAAPVCEPGNECPDADRDGFAACGCPWSGTPCDCNDADPSTYPGAPERCDDVVDHNCSGFAPDACPKKKTCAVGACVPQCVPLADFACANGSVPTPQDEGPCVCVPKDCSIFGCPEGQTCDDTRACVPNCSANVRCPAGQICRGFGCVDPCDEITCPDGAVCKEGRCTPSCACAPGQSCPAEQACDLSAQVPRCVEPACVGVPCPAASHCKAGSCVDDCDGVLCPPKRVCARVSVNGAPGRARCVDLCSPSPCKGDDTCDWRTGACVPPPPDGRTIAVPEREALEVTGAGWLCSASAGRGSALTAVACGVAVAFALGRRKSRRR comes from the coding sequence TTGTGGTCGTTCGGGGCCCAGGCGGCGCCCGTATGCGAGCCGGGCAACGAGTGTCCCGACGCCGACCGCGACGGCTTCGCCGCCTGCGGCTGTCCCTGGTCCGGGACGCCTTGCGATTGCAACGACGCCGATCCGTCGACGTACCCGGGCGCGCCGGAGCGCTGCGATGACGTCGTCGATCACAATTGCAGCGGCTTCGCCCCCGACGCCTGCCCCAAGAAGAAGACCTGCGCCGTCGGCGCCTGCGTGCCGCAGTGCGTGCCGCTCGCGGACTTTGCCTGCGCCAACGGGTCGGTGCCGACACCCCAAGACGAGGGCCCGTGCGTTTGCGTTCCCAAGGACTGCTCCATTTTCGGCTGTCCCGAAGGCCAGACCTGCGACGACACGAGGGCTTGCGTGCCCAACTGCAGCGCGAACGTACGTTGCCCGGCAGGGCAAATCTGCCGAGGCTTCGGCTGCGTCGATCCTTGCGACGAGATCACGTGCCCCGACGGTGCGGTTTGCAAGGAAGGTCGCTGCACGCCTTCGTGCGCCTGCGCGCCGGGCCAGAGTTGCCCCGCGGAGCAGGCGTGCGATCTGTCCGCGCAAGTGCCCCGATGTGTCGAGCCGGCGTGTGTTGGTGTTCCGTGTCCAGCAGCGAGCCACTGCAAGGCTGGCTCATGCGTCGACGACTGCGATGGCGTGTTGTGCCCGCCCAAGCGCGTCTGCGCGAGGGTGAGCGTCAACGGGGCGCCCGGCCGCGCGAGGTGTGTCGACCTGTGTTCGCCGAGCCCATGCAAGGGTGACGACACGTGCGACTGGCGCACCGGCGCGTGCGTTCCGCCGCCACCCGACGGGCGCACCATCGCCGTTCCCGAGCGCGAGGCCCTCGAGGTGACCGGCGCCGGCTGGCTCTGCAGCGCGTCGGCGGGGCGCGGCTCCGCGCTGACGGCCGTTGCCTGCGGTGTCGCCGTGGCCTTCGCCCTGGGCCGACGAAAGAGTCGCCGGCGGTAA
- a CDS encoding OmpA family protein: MKRRRGHFAGVALGVTVATSSGPSAAQSRGFSVAAYEPSDPGSQWFVVDALDRRGHLRPAVGAAVDYAHKPLVIRDRAGTERARLIDHQLFAHLGASVVAFERLRFAFNQPLALYQDGESALVNGETLRGASKAAVGDLRLSADARWLGRYGEPVSMAAGVRVWLPTGLPSQFTSDGTLRVAPGLAIAGEIGRVVWAVRAALVVRPRDDAYAGSSLGSQLAGDAGVAVRVGRFRVGPELFARTTLGDTFLTPRGTPADVALGVHYETPSGWRIAAAIGAGLSSGLGTAALRALGAIEWGAPIVPPDRDRDGILDGVDACPDLAGVASGDPEAHGCPAPEPIPDEDTDADGIWDRDDACPGLVGVATKDPMTHGCPKEALRKLAVATKTEIRIGEQLQFAMDSAELAAASDDVLSAVARILTEHPEIRRVRIEGHTDDTGDAAHNEDLSRRRAASVRSWLIDHGIDGERLESEGFGSRQPLDANLTEEGRAKNRRVAFTIVERAAP, from the coding sequence ATGAAGCGTCGGCGGGGCCACTTCGCCGGCGTCGCGCTCGGCGTCACCGTCGCGACGTCATCGGGGCCATCGGCGGCGCAGTCACGCGGTTTCAGCGTAGCTGCGTACGAGCCCTCGGACCCGGGGAGCCAATGGTTCGTCGTCGACGCGCTCGACCGGCGGGGTCACTTGCGGCCCGCCGTCGGCGCCGCGGTCGACTACGCGCACAAGCCGCTCGTGATCAGAGACCGCGCCGGCACGGAGCGCGCTCGACTCATCGATCACCAACTCTTCGCGCACCTCGGGGCCTCCGTGGTGGCCTTCGAGCGGCTCCGCTTCGCCTTCAACCAACCGTTGGCCCTCTACCAGGATGGCGAGAGCGCGCTCGTGAACGGAGAGACGCTCCGCGGTGCCTCAAAGGCAGCCGTCGGTGATCTGCGACTGTCCGCCGACGCGCGATGGCTCGGCCGTTACGGCGAACCGGTCTCGATGGCCGCGGGGGTCCGCGTTTGGCTGCCGACGGGTCTCCCGTCGCAGTTCACGAGCGACGGGACGCTTCGCGTCGCGCCCGGCTTGGCGATCGCGGGAGAGATCGGGCGCGTGGTCTGGGCCGTGCGCGCAGCGCTTGTCGTGCGCCCTCGCGACGACGCCTACGCCGGTTCATCGCTCGGAAGCCAGCTTGCAGGAGACGCGGGCGTCGCGGTGCGCGTCGGCCGATTCCGCGTCGGCCCCGAGCTCTTCGCCCGAACAACCCTCGGTGACACGTTCCTGACTCCGCGCGGCACCCCCGCCGACGTCGCCCTCGGCGTTCACTACGAGACGCCGAGCGGCTGGCGTATTGCCGCGGCCATCGGCGCGGGCCTCTCGAGCGGCCTGGGCACCGCCGCGCTCCGTGCGCTCGGCGCCATCGAGTGGGGCGCGCCCATCGTCCCGCCCGATAGGGACCGCGACGGAATCCTTGACGGTGTCGACGCGTGCCCCGACCTGGCCGGCGTCGCGAGCGGCGATCCGGAGGCGCACGGCTGCCCCGCGCCCGAGCCCATCCCCGACGAAGACACGGACGCCGACGGCATTTGGGATCGCGACGACGCCTGCCCCGGCCTCGTCGGCGTCGCCACGAAGGATCCAATGACCCACGGCTGCCCGAAGGAGGCCCTGCGCAAGCTTGCCGTCGCTACGAAGACGGAGATCCGCATCGGCGAACAGCTTCAGTTCGCGATGGATAGCGCGGAGCTCGCCGCGGCGAGCGACGACGTGCTTTCCGCCGTCGCACGCATCTTGACCGAGCACCCGGAGATTCGTCGCGTGCGCATCGAAGGCCACACCGACGACACGGGCGACGCAGCGCACAACGAGGACTTGAGCCGAAGGCGCGCCGCCTCCGTTCGCTCGTGGCTCATCGACCATGGCATCGACGGAGAGCGGTTGGAGAGTGAAGGCTTCGGAAGTCGCCAGCCGCTCGATGCCAACCTGACCGAGGAGGGCCGCGCGAAGAACCGCCGCGTCGCGTTTACCATCGTGGAACGAGCAGCGCCCTAG
- a CDS encoding TM2 domain-containing protein produces MTTHSVLVGYVVWIFGFLGAHRFYFGRPLTGTLWFFTFGLFGVGWLVDLFLVPGMARTAAVRYRSGKTDYTVAWVLLTFLGVFGVHRMYLGKWLTGILWLCSGGLLGLGVLYDLWTLNEQVDARNRGL; encoded by the coding sequence ATGACCACGCACAGCGTGCTAGTCGGGTACGTCGTTTGGATCTTCGGCTTTCTAGGAGCCCATCGCTTCTACTTTGGACGCCCGCTCACCGGAACCTTGTGGTTCTTCACCTTCGGCCTCTTTGGCGTCGGTTGGCTGGTCGACCTATTCTTGGTCCCCGGCATGGCCCGCACGGCTGCGGTTCGCTATCGCTCCGGCAAGACCGACTACACGGTCGCTTGGGTGCTCTTGACGTTCCTCGGTGTCTTTGGCGTGCACCGCATGTACCTCGGAAAATGGCTCACCGGCATCCTGTGGCTGTGCTCCGGCGGATTGCTTGGCCTCGGTGTCCTCTACGATCTGTGGACGCTCAATGAGCAGGTCGACGCGCGGAACCGGGGTCTCTGA